The Oreochromis aureus strain Israel breed Guangdong linkage group 7, ZZ_aureus, whole genome shotgun sequence region taaatatgtttataaTTTATTAACTGATTGCTTTTCGTTGCTACTCAGAGATACAGATGTACCTGTGCAACAAGGAGCGCTACGGCTACCTGAACGTTCCGGCCAAACCGCACTTCACCTTAGAAGACGATCGCCTCAACTTTGTCCATGTTCACCTTGAGTCTATGAGTAAGAGCATAGATGATTTGTAATACTAAAGGCAAATaatgacagtttaaaaaaaagggtaTCAGCTCACCTCTCTTTTACCCCACCCCCCAACTAATATCCCTGTTTGTGGAAAAGTCGACGGGCCACCCATGTATCCTTCCCGTTTCATCCACATGTTTCCAAAACAGAGAGACCTCCTGGGATTTGATGAGGTAGGTGCACCAGTTCAAGTTTTTTCAGTTAATGTGTAAAAAAGGTTAACCCAACCTTATACAGGCTTGTTCTATGCAATAATGAAAGCATGGATGTAATTATctgtaatatataatataattataCATCTACTTTTTAGGTAGTACTTTATATTTAGCAAGATTCAGACCAAATATGATGCATGTTTTCACTGGGTGAATAGAGTTTGAAAACATGCCAAATATGCAGTAGACCCATTTGATGAAACTCAAAGATTTACGATGATGGTACACAGTGTCCAGATTTAAATAACGTTCTGGGTCGCCCATCTCCTCTACAGATTTATCTGATTAACCTGCGACGGCGTCCTGACCGCAGAGACAGGATGTTGTTCTCTCTAAACGAGCTTGAGATTGATGTCAAAGTGGTCGATGCCGTGGATGGAAAGTGAGTGGGTTGCTCTCGGCTCTTTTCCTCTCTCAGTTTTATAGTTAAGTTTGTCAAGAATGTATGTAACACTGTGTCAATTCAGACTCTGGGTGTGAGGCCAATTTAAATTCTTATCTTGAAAATATAGACACTTGTGGTTTATAATAAATATCAGTGTTATGGCTACATATGCTCCAAATTTGAACGCTCTTCTCATATCAAAGACAGAATtacctaaaaaaaaatgcagctaaGCCTTGCTTGCAACTGCAGTCTTCCATTTTTGTGCAGTACTCTTTTTCTTGATATAGTAATctgttgtgggtgtgtgtgtgtgtgtgtgtgtgtgtgtgtgtatgcagtgCACTGAACAGCAGTGACATTAAGATTTTGGGTGTCGACCTGCTGCCAGGATACTATGACCCATTCTCTGGACGCACTCTGACCAAAGGAGAAGTGGGCTGCTTCCTCAGTCACTATTACATCTGGAAGGAGGTGAGAGGACACACACTGTCATACATCCTTGTCAAATCCCTTTTCTGAAGTTAAAAcccaaatattttaatatatactTCATACTATACTATGTAAGAAGAAAGCATAATTGTATATACAGTCCTTGCAAATCACCTTTTTACAATATTAtgatacagtcatgtgaaaacaaaagtaTAACTTCTTTGAGTTCTACAGGTTTCTATATCAACTTCAGTAGCTTTTAGTACCACCTTTAGCAGTAATAACTTGAAGTAGTGGTTTTCTGGATGACTtaatcagtctctcacatcattgtggaagaattttggcccactctcaTTTACAGCACGCAACTTCACTTCACTGAGGTTTGCAGACATTAGTTTATGCACAGTTATCTTAAAGTCCACCCCAGCATTTCAAAGAGGTTGAGGTTTGGACTTTGATTCGGCcgttgcaacaccttgatttatttctttttcaggcattatgttgtagatttgctgcatGAGCCAAaggttttagctgttggacagaaggCCTCATATTTAACACTAGAATGATCTGGTATACAGAGGAGCTTCTAACTGACTCGCAGCACACGTCCTGTGGTTGTAGAAAAAGcacaaatcatcacccctctaCCATTGTGCTGACAGCTGGTGTGAGGTTTATGTgctgatgtgctgtgtttgggtTTTCTCCAGACATATCAGCAtccattatggccaaacatcttcACTTTGGTGTCATATGTCCACcagacattgttccagaagtcttgtgggttttttttagatgtaactttgcaaacctgAGCCGTGCTGCCAAGAAGAGGCTTTCTTCTTGCAACCCTTctaagccatacttgttcagtcttttttctgACTGTGCTgttatgaactttaacatttcacATTCTAACTGAGGTCTGTAGAGTCTGAAATGTAgctcttggggttttttgcaacCTCTCTGAGCAATGCACaatctgaccttggggtgaatttgctgggttGTCCACAGGAAGATTGTCAGCTGtactgaatgttttccacttgtgaatatTTCTTACTGTACAAAAAATGGACTTCAAAATGATCGAAAATGGCTTCACAAACCTTCCAAGACAAAAGACAGCAACAATTGCTTCTTTAAGGTCATGTGTAAGATGTCTTTCCTTCTtgacattgtgttaacacacacctgaatgctccataCCACCAAACTGCCAAAACGTGTAAGTGCTCACACGTGCCGATGTTAAGTGTATTTGATTCACAGTGCCTGGCTGCTATTTACTCTCTTAATTCATATCTAAGTAGTAAAGGTGTCCTTAGCTTCTGTATTATGGATTTGTTTTCATACAATCAATAATGACATGATGTAATATATAATGTGTGGCTGTTTATCTGAATTTGCATTTACATAAGAACTGCTAAGGACCGgattatttttatgtaaaacCTTAAAATTCAAAGAAGGcgtactttctttttcacaactGTAAATGAAAATAGTTGCACTCAACTGAAAACCAAGAGTCATGTTTGTAAAGAAGATGGATGCAAAATAAAAACCTGCTTTTATGACACAAACCTTTTGATTTCTTTAACAGGTCAGGCTTACAGTGTGTATACTTTTTTTCCCATAGATGGTGGACATGCAGATGGATAAGGCCCTGGTATTTGAAGACGATGTTCGCTTTCAGGCCAACTTCAAGCGACGAATACTCAAAATGATGCAGGATGTGGAGCAGGttgagctggactgggacatcATGTAAGACGCATTTTACTCCTAGTTTCCTGTCCAGTTCCTGTTTTGGTTAAGGTTAAATGAGACACAGGTAAGAAAGCCCAGGTTAGCTTTATTATAAAGTCCAAAGTGCATTTGTACCCATTTGTTTGCTGGTTTTATTTGAAGACAAAACTTCAGACAAAGTTTGAAGTTTTTCTAATGTATTTCTAATGTAGAATTTGAAAGAACAGCAAGGTGGAGTTCGATTTTAAAAATCACATCTCTTGACCATGCTGGTTTTTGCTGCTTCTTCCCCgtgcctgatttttttttaacttctttagTTCGTATGATCGCTTTATATTGccacagatacttgggcaggaAGCAGGTGAATCCTGGAAAGGAGGAGCCAGTGGAGAACGTTCGTAACTTGGTGATGGCCGACTACTCGTATTGGACTCTGTCCTACGCTATCTCCCTACAGGGAGCCCAGAAACTCCTCAATGCTGAGCCACTTTCCAAGATGCTGCCTGTCGATGAATTCCTCCCCATTATGTACGACAAACATCCGAAGTATGTATCATAAAAAAGTGGCAAAAATACACTCATTTGCTACTACATGCTACTCTCTGCACACTTTGAAGTTTTTCTGGTTTTCTTCTTGTATGTTCCATACAGTGACCTCTATAATGAAACCTGTTTTTCAGCACTCTTTAATCTCCTTCTCCTGCAACACCGTTTAAACTAAAGCAGACCTCAGGGCTAAAAACAT contains the following coding sequences:
- the cercam gene encoding procollagen galactosyltransferase 2 isoform X2; its protein translation is MQKYYHYVEWRPMDKPTSYAGELGPKHWPNSRYEYVMKLKQAALNFARKRWADYILYADTDNILTNPESLNLLIAENKSVIAPMLDSPGAYSNYWCGITPQGYYRRTAEYFPTRHRHRVGCFPVPMVHSTLLLDLRKEGMKKLAFYPPHEDYSWPYDDIIVFAFSCRAAEIQMYLCNKERYGYLNVPAKPHFTLEDDRLNFVHVHLESMIDGPPMYPSRFIHMFPKQRDLLGFDEIYLINLRRRPDRRDRMLFSLNELEIDVKVVDAVDGNALNSSDIKILGVDLLPGYYDPFSGRTLTKGEVGCFLSHYYIWKEMVDMQMDKALVFEDDVRFQANFKRRILKMMQDVEQVELDWDIIYLGRKQVNPGKEEPVENVRNLVMADYSYWTLSYAISLQGAQKLLNAEPLSKMLPVDEFLPIMYDKHPNEDYKSHFPNRNLQAFSTHPLLVQPCHYAGDPQWVSDTETSTLWDDDSVRTDWRGSHKTLKGAAPAPEMLSVAYRDEL